A genomic segment from Aegilops tauschii subsp. strangulata cultivar AL8/78 chromosome 1, Aet v6.0, whole genome shotgun sequence encodes:
- the LOC109756243 gene encoding UPF0603 protein OsI_019212, chloroplastic, translating into METLLSPSALLGPLRVSRKPAAPAAVPCSRPAVSCSLKKQAQAQAGVAWRGDGDGGVGSWASFLHHGLAAAALSLALTLSPAPAPAAASEFDVLNDGPPADTYVVDDAGVLSRVTKSDVKRLARDLEARKNIRINFVTVRKLTSKADAFEYADQVLEKWYPTVEDGSNKGIVVLVTSQKEGAITGGPAFVQAVGDAILDATVSENLPVLATDEKYNEAIFSTAKRLVAAIDGLPDPGGPAFQESKRESNFKSKEETEEKRGQFTLVVGGLLVIAFVVPMAQYYAYISKK; encoded by the exons ATGGAGACCCTCCTCTCCCCCTCCGCATTGCTCGGCCCGCTCCGGGTCTCCAGGAAGCCAGCGGCCCCCGCCGCCGTCCCCTGCAGCAGGCCCGCCGTCTCCTGCTCGCTCAAGAAGCAGGCGCAGGCGCAGGCGGGCGTCGCCTGGCGCGgagacggcgacggcggcgtcgggaGCTGGGCGTCGTTCTTGCACCACGGCCTCGCCGCCGCGGCGCTGTCCCTGGCCCTCACCCTgtcgcccgcgcccgcgccggcCGCGGCGTCGGAGTTCGACGTGCTCAACGACGGGCCGCCGGCAGACACGTACGTGGTGGACGACGCCGGCGTGCTCAGCCGCGTGACCAAGTCCGACGTGAAGCGCCTCGCCCGCGACCTCGAGGCCCGCAAGAACATCCGGATCAACTTCGTCACCGTCCGCAAGCTCACG AGCAAAGCCGACGCGTTCGAGTACGCGGACCAAGTGCTGGAGAAGTGGTACCCGACGGTGGAGGACGGCAGCAACAAGGGGATCGTGGTGCTGGTCACCAGCCAGAAGGAGGGCGCCATCACCGGCGGCCCGGCCTTCGTGCAGGCCGTCGGCGACGCCATCCTCGACGCCACCGTCTCCGAGAACCTCCCAG TGCTGGCGACGGACGAGAAGTACAACGAGGCCATCTTCTCGACGGCGAagcggctggtggcggcgatcgACGGGCTGCCGGACCCGGGCGGGCCGGCGTTCCAGGAGAGCAAGCGGGAGTCCAACTTCAAGAGCAAGGAGGAGACGGAAGAGAAGCGCGGCCAGTTCACGCTCGTCGTGGGCGGCCTGCTCGTCATCGCCTTCGTCGTGCCCATGGCGCAGTACTACGCCTACATCTCCAAGAAGTGA